Proteins encoded within one genomic window of Brenneria nigrifluens DSM 30175 = ATCC 13028:
- the rhaR gene encoding HTH-type transcriptional activator RhaR has product MSNLKLNTSDYFLSDKHAITVAERYPQPVFPTHCHDFDELVIVWRGSGLHILNDVPYAITCGDLFYVNARDRHSYESVNELELDNILYCRHRLTLGSDWNALLPGEDVPQEQRYWRLSTPGMQVLRRAVDALARECMKTDSVSVLLSEALFLQVALLLKRFRHAPDSPLLSDAEQLDLLLTALRVSIERPFRLDDFCLQHQLNARRLKAVFKQQTGIGVNLYLRQLRLCKAMDLLRHGQQTIGEVAKRCGFDDSNYFSVVFNHSFGVSPREYRQRFQKDHTAKSPYSEEAGISP; this is encoded by the coding sequence GTGTCTAATCTGAAGCTAAATACCTCCGATTATTTTCTGTCGGATAAACATGCGATTACCGTGGCGGAACGTTATCCTCAACCGGTATTCCCCACGCATTGCCATGATTTTGACGAGTTGGTAATTGTCTGGCGCGGCAGCGGGTTGCACATCCTTAATGATGTACCCTATGCCATCACCTGCGGCGATCTGTTTTATGTCAATGCCCGCGATCGCCATAGCTATGAGTCGGTTAACGAGCTGGAGCTGGATAATATTCTTTATTGTCGACACCGGCTAACCCTGGGTTCTGATTGGAATGCGCTGCTTCCCGGTGAGGATGTGCCGCAGGAACAGCGATACTGGCGCCTGAGTACCCCCGGCATGCAGGTATTACGCCGAGCGGTTGACGCGCTGGCGCGGGAATGCATGAAAACCGATTCGGTGTCGGTTTTATTGAGCGAAGCATTATTTTTGCAAGTGGCGTTACTGCTAAAGCGCTTTCGTCACGCCCCCGACAGTCCGTTACTGTCAGACGCCGAACAGCTGGATTTACTGCTGACCGCGTTACGTGTCAGCATTGAACGACCCTTCCGCCTGGACGATTTCTGCCTACAGCATCAGCTTAATGCCCGCCGCCTGAAGGCGGTGTTCAAACAGCAGACAGGTATCGGCGTTAACCTCTATTTGCGGCAATTGCGGTTGTGCAAAGCCATGGATCTGCTGCGGCACGGACAGCAGACCATCGGCGAAGTGGCGAAGCGCTGTGGTTTTGACGATAGCAATTATTTTTCGGTGGTTTTCAACCACTCTTTCGGCGTATCGCCACGGGAGTATCGCCAGCGATTTCAGAAAGATCATACGGCCAAAAGCCCCTATAGTGAAGAAGCCGGCATTTCACCGTAA
- the rhaB gene encoding rhamnulokinase, producing MTIRNLAAIDLGASSGRVMLARWDADRQKLTLNEIHRFTNGFKQVAGHDCWDLDRLEREILTGLTLLDNDSCRLDGIGIDTWGVDYVLLDEQGERVGEAVSYRDHRTDGVMTRVTAELGYKTLYRHTGIQFLPFNTLYQLKALSERQAETIAKAAHFVMIPDYFTYRLTGKLNREYTNASTTQLLNLENGDWDQSLLDYLGIPRRWFGTPRLPGNTVGEWRCPSGQAVPVIAVASHDTASAVVAAPLRDRHSAYLSSGTWSLMGFESDVPYNNETALVANITNEGGVSGTFRVLKNIMGLWLLQSVCRELAIADLPALIARAADQPPFSSLINPNDERFLNPPSMVQAIRDACRETDQPAPKDNAALARVILDSLALCYRQVLQELSSLRGAELNHLYIVGGGCQNQLLNQLCADICQIPVTAGPVEATALGNVGCQLMTLGDVADLACWRRIVERSFPTRRYLPRTFPEFSVVWQRFRVICTSSKKTENERLR from the coding sequence ATGACCATACGTAATCTCGCCGCCATTGACCTCGGCGCCTCAAGCGGAAGGGTGATGCTGGCTCGCTGGGACGCCGATCGGCAAAAATTGACGCTGAATGAAATACATCGTTTTACCAACGGCTTTAAGCAGGTGGCGGGTCATGACTGTTGGGATCTTGATCGGCTGGAACGGGAAATCCTGACCGGGCTGACGCTGTTGGATAATGATTCGTGCCGTCTGGATGGTATTGGCATCGATACCTGGGGGGTGGATTATGTTTTGCTGGACGAGCAGGGCGAGCGGGTTGGCGAGGCGGTTTCCTACCGCGACCATCGAACGGACGGGGTAATGACCAGAGTTACCGCCGAACTGGGGTATAAGACGCTCTACCGTCATACCGGGATTCAATTTTTACCGTTCAATACCCTGTATCAGTTGAAAGCATTGAGTGAACGGCAAGCGGAAACGATCGCCAAAGCTGCGCATTTTGTGATGATCCCGGATTATTTCACCTATCGCCTGACCGGTAAGCTCAACCGCGAGTACACCAACGCCAGTACGACTCAGCTGCTTAATCTGGAAAACGGCGACTGGGATCAGAGCTTGCTTGATTATCTGGGCATTCCCCGCCGTTGGTTCGGCACGCCTCGCCTGCCGGGAAACACCGTCGGCGAATGGCGATGCCCCTCCGGTCAAGCGGTGCCGGTTATTGCCGTCGCCAGTCACGATACCGCCAGTGCTGTCGTGGCGGCGCCGCTACGGGATCGGCATAGCGCTTATCTCAGTTCGGGAACCTGGTCGCTGATGGGATTCGAAAGCGATGTTCCTTATAACAATGAAACGGCGCTGGTAGCCAATATTACCAATGAAGGCGGCGTCAGCGGGACATTCCGGGTGCTGAAGAACATCATGGGACTGTGGTTGTTGCAAAGCGTCTGCCGGGAACTCGCGATCGCCGATTTGCCGGCCCTGATTGCCCGGGCGGCCGACCAGCCTCCCTTTTCCAGCCTGATCAATCCCAACGATGAACGCTTCCTTAATCCGCCGTCCATGGTACAAGCCATTCGCGATGCCTGCCGGGAAACCGATCAACCGGCGCCGAAAGATAACGCTGCGCTGGCGCGGGTTATTCTGGACAGTCTGGCTTTATGCTACCGTCAGGTTTTACAGGAGTTGAGCTCGCTTCGCGGCGCTGAACTTAACCACCTTTATATCGTCGGCGGCGGTTGCCAGAACCAGTTGCTTAATCAACTCTGCGCGGATATTTGCCAGATCCCGGTAACCGCCGGTCCGGTGGAAGCGACAGCCTTGGGCAACGTAGGTTGCCAATTAATGACATTGGGCGACGTGGCCGATCTCGCCTGCTGGCGTCGAATAGTGGAGCGCAGCTTCCCGACACGGCGCTATTTACCACGGACATTCCCTGAGTTTTCCGTGGTATGGCAACGTTTCCGGGTAATTTGTACTTCATCAAAGAAAACGGAAAATGAAAGGTTACGCTGA
- the rhaT gene encoding L-rhamnose/proton symporter RhaT: MGSSIMLGIFWHLVGAASAACFYAPFKKVRQWSWETMWSLGGFFSWLVLPWSISAILLPDFWGYFSSFPLSTLLPVFLFGAMWGIGNVNYGLTMRYLGMSMGIGIAIGITLIVGTLMTPILQGKFGVMIRSTGGQITLAGVFVALAGVAIVSYAGVLKERALGISTEEFNLKKGLVLAVMCGVFSAGMSFAMDAAVPMHEEAKNVGISPLYVALPSYVVIMGGGAIVNLCYCFVRLAIKPELSLKADLSLGKSLLLANALFSILGGVMWYLQFFFYAWGHANIPSEFHYVSWMLHMSFYVLCGGIVGLLLKEWGGVGKKPIRVLSLGALVIILAANIVGLGIAS, from the coding sequence ATGGGTAGTTCAATCATGCTCGGTATTTTTTGGCACCTTGTGGGGGCCGCTTCCGCGGCTTGTTTTTATGCGCCATTTAAAAAGGTCCGGCAATGGAGTTGGGAGACAATGTGGTCGCTGGGCGGTTTTTTCTCCTGGCTGGTCTTGCCTTGGTCCATCAGCGCTATCCTGCTTCCTGACTTCTGGGGCTATTTCTCTTCATTTCCCTTGTCGACATTGCTGCCGGTATTTCTTTTTGGCGCCATGTGGGGCATCGGTAATGTCAATTACGGCCTGACGATGCGTTATCTCGGTATGTCTATGGGGATCGGCATCGCCATCGGTATTACCCTGATTGTCGGGACGCTCATGACTCCCATTCTGCAAGGCAAGTTCGGTGTAATGATCCGTTCTACCGGAGGCCAAATTACCCTGGCGGGGGTATTCGTCGCGCTGGCAGGCGTCGCTATCGTCAGCTATGCCGGCGTCTTGAAGGAACGCGCATTAGGTATCAGCACGGAAGAATTCAACCTTAAAAAGGGTCTGGTGCTGGCTGTCATGTGCGGCGTTTTTTCCGCAGGCATGTCATTTGCCATGGATGCCGCGGTGCCGATGCACGAGGAGGCAAAAAACGTTGGCATCAGCCCGCTCTATGTGGCCTTGCCAAGTTACGTGGTGATCATGGGCGGCGGCGCCATCGTCAACCTGTGTTATTGCTTTGTCCGGCTGGCCATCAAACCGGAGTTGTCGCTGAAGGCCGATTTATCCCTGGGCAAATCGTTGCTGTTGGCGAATGCGCTATTCTCCATCCTCGGCGGGGTGATGTGGTATCTGCAATTTTTCTTTTACGCCTGGGGTCACGCCAATATCCCGTCTGAATTCCATTATGTCAGTTGGATGCTGCATATGAGCTTCTATGTACTGTGCGGCGGTATTGTCGGGCTGCTGTTGAAAGAGTGGGGGGGCGTGGGTAAAAAACCGATTCGAGTGCTGAGTCTCGGCGCGCTGGTGATCATTCTGGCCGCCAATATCGTCGGCCTTGGCATCGCATCCTGA
- the fucO gene encoding lactaldehyde reductase yields the protein MTNRIILNQTSYFGRGAISHIIDEAKSHGYKKALIVTDQELIRVKVATRVFALLEKEGVDFEVFDEVLPNPTISMVKRGVAAFKAAQADYLIAIGGGSPQDTSKAIGIIINNPDFADVVSLEGVAATASPSVPIIAIPTTAGTAAEVTINYVITDEEKRRKFVCVDPHDIPLVAIIDPDMMSSMPASLKAATGVDALTHAIEGYTTQAAWELTDMFHLKAIEIISRSLRASVQGDPQGVDDMALGQYIAGMGFSNVGLGLVHGMAHPLGAFYNTPHGVANAILLPHIMEYNAAYTGEKFRAIAVAMGVGKAASMTIEQVRTAAIDAVKSLCRDVGIPARLSEVGLQEQDIPALAQAALDDVCTGGNPRQTNIDDITALYRTIY from the coding sequence ATGACTAATCGTATAATTTTAAATCAAACTTCCTATTTTGGCCGCGGCGCGATTTCGCATATTATTGATGAAGCGAAATCACACGGTTATAAAAAAGCGTTAATTGTTACAGATCAGGAATTAATCCGTGTAAAAGTTGCTACGCGCGTGTTTGCGCTATTAGAAAAAGAGGGGGTTGATTTCGAGGTTTTTGATGAAGTATTGCCCAACCCAACCATCAGTATGGTAAAACGCGGCGTGGCCGCTTTCAAAGCGGCGCAGGCGGATTATCTGATCGCTATTGGCGGAGGTTCACCTCAGGATACGAGCAAGGCCATCGGCATCATTATCAATAATCCCGATTTTGCCGACGTGGTTAGCCTGGAAGGGGTGGCCGCAACCGCCTCCCCCAGCGTCCCGATAATAGCCATTCCCACCACGGCCGGCACAGCTGCCGAGGTAACGATCAATTATGTCATCACCGATGAGGAGAAACGGCGTAAATTCGTATGCGTCGATCCCCACGACATCCCGTTGGTGGCGATTATCGACCCGGACATGATGTCAAGCATGCCGGCTTCCCTTAAGGCCGCAACCGGCGTTGACGCCCTGACCCATGCAATTGAAGGGTACACCACCCAGGCAGCGTGGGAATTAACCGATATGTTTCATCTGAAAGCAATTGAAATCATCTCACGTTCGCTGCGCGCCTCGGTCCAGGGCGATCCCCAGGGAGTCGATGACATGGCGTTAGGGCAATATATCGCCGGCATGGGATTCTCCAACGTCGGTCTTGGGCTGGTGCATGGCATGGCGCACCCGTTAGGGGCGTTTTACAACACCCCTCATGGCGTCGCCAACGCCATCCTGCTGCCACATATTATGGAATATAACGCCGCATATACTGGTGAAAAATTCCGGGCGATCGCCGTGGCGATGGGCGTGGGTAAAGCAGCATCCATGACGATTGAGCAGGTAAGGACAGCGGCGATCGACGCGGTGAAGTCGCTCTGCCGCGACGTGGGGATCCCGGCGCGCCTGAGCGAAGTCGGCCTGCAGGAACAGGACATCCCGGCGCTGGCGCAGGCCGCGCTTGACGATGTCTGTACGGGCGGTAATCCCCGTCAAACCAATATCGACGATATCACGGCCCTTTATCGGACGATCTATTAA
- a CDS encoding MFS transporter → MELFSDKTGDEGLPGHERRLAMTAVMTMTAMAVFDGSMVNIALPQIARALNVSAGSAIWVSNGYLLSVAMTLAIFAALATRFGFRALFAIGLSVFTLASLGCVMSSSLEMLIAMRLLQGIGGAATLSIGPAILRSVFPNRLLGRILGLNALLVAASTAIAPILGGTLLSAMSWQWLFAINIPLGIIALTLTLHVIPGKPSPAREPFDIAGAILSATMLGALIMTARTFSQPGDGALSFNTLTTAVAYGLTAVIAGLAFVWRQRRAPKPLLPLDMFASSRFSLAALTSLTSFVSQGITFVALPFLFQSVYGYSAFVSALLFIPWPIGIILAAPYAGRLADRYPPAIISSVGLCLFAIGLALLAQLPEHAQMWDIGVRSLLCGIGFGCFQSPNNREILSNASRENSGYASGVLAIMRTFGQCLGAAFIGIILSAYVQSDGDPLNIAAQEGQAVRLSLWMAAAVTMLAIAISVSRTRNARG, encoded by the coding sequence ATGGAATTATTTTCCGACAAGACGGGTGATGAAGGGTTGCCGGGCCATGAACGTCGTTTAGCCATGACGGCGGTGATGACGATGACGGCGATGGCCGTATTTGACGGATCTATGGTGAATATCGCGTTGCCGCAGATAGCGCGGGCGCTGAACGTTTCCGCAGGATCCGCTATCTGGGTTTCCAACGGCTATCTTTTATCGGTCGCCATGACGCTGGCGATATTTGCGGCGCTTGCCACCCGGTTTGGGTTTCGGGCGTTGTTTGCCATCGGTCTCAGCGTGTTCACTCTGGCGTCGCTGGGCTGCGTAATGTCATCGTCGCTCGAGATGCTTATCGCCATGCGGCTGCTGCAAGGTATTGGCGGTGCGGCGACGCTGAGTATCGGTCCCGCCATTCTCCGATCGGTTTTTCCAAACCGCTTGCTGGGACGAATACTGGGCCTGAATGCCTTGCTGGTTGCGGCCAGCACGGCCATTGCCCCCATACTGGGCGGTACGCTGTTGTCGGCCATGAGCTGGCAATGGTTATTTGCCATCAATATTCCGTTAGGCATTATCGCGTTGACGCTCACCCTGCATGTGATCCCCGGCAAACCGTCCCCGGCGCGCGAACCGTTCGATATCGCGGGAGCCATTCTGTCTGCAACCATGTTGGGCGCGCTTATCATGACGGCGAGAACCTTTTCCCAACCGGGGGATGGGGCGCTTTCATTTAATACGCTGACGACGGCCGTTGCTTATGGATTAACCGCCGTCATCGCCGGCCTGGCTTTCGTCTGGCGTCAGCGCCGCGCGCCGAAGCCGCTTCTTCCTCTCGACATGTTCGCGTCCTCACGGTTTTCACTGGCGGCGTTAACCTCCCTGACATCGTTTGTCAGCCAGGGTATTACCTTCGTTGCATTGCCGTTCTTGTTCCAGAGCGTTTATGGCTACAGCGCGTTTGTTTCGGCGCTGCTTTTTATTCCCTGGCCGATAGGCATCATCCTGGCGGCGCCCTATGCCGGACGGCTAGCCGACCGCTATCCGCCGGCGATCATCTCTTCTGTGGGGCTATGCCTGTTCGCCATTGGGCTGGCGCTGCTGGCGCAACTGCCCGAGCACGCGCAGATGTGGGATATCGGCGTTCGTAGCTTGTTGTGCGGCATTGGGTTCGGTTGTTTTCAAAGTCCCAATAATCGCGAAATATTGTCGAACGCTTCCCGTGAAAACAGCGGCTACGCGTCAGGCGTGCTGGCGATAATGCGTACTTTCGGCCAATGTCTGGGCGCGGCTTTTATCGGGATTATTCTGTCGGCGTATGTTCAATCCGACGGCGACCCCCTGAATATAGCGGCACAGGAGGGGCAGGCGGTTCGACTGAGTCTTTGGATGGCGGCCGCCGTCACGATGTTGGCTATCGCCATTAGCGTTAGCCGCACGCGGAATGCGCGCGGCTAA
- a CDS encoding TetR family transcriptional regulator encodes MARRTKVAAEKTREQILDAAELCFRDVGVARTTLQMVAARAGCTRGAIYWHFNKKHQLLRQVIERSPMRFIAELETIAYGNVPESVESVRRCLLRSLSDLQGDRHLRNVIEIMLFRGECPTEMRGEFAPGKEGADKLMLWLRHIFESGKLHGEITTPVRAQTLACLVYFVFCGALKNCILMPKNSWTIEEGIIALDILFDIIGADVRIQYE; translated from the coding sequence GTGGCAAGACGCACAAAAGTTGCGGCGGAGAAGACCCGCGAACAGATTCTGGACGCGGCGGAACTTTGTTTCCGCGATGTCGGCGTGGCGCGTACCACGCTGCAAATGGTGGCGGCGCGGGCCGGATGCACCCGCGGCGCCATTTACTGGCACTTCAATAAAAAACACCAACTTCTGCGGCAGGTTATCGAACGATCGCCCATGCGGTTCATCGCCGAACTGGAGACGATCGCCTACGGTAATGTTCCCGAATCGGTGGAGTCTGTGCGCCGTTGCCTGCTGCGGAGTCTGAGCGATCTTCAGGGGGATCGACATTTGCGCAATGTTATTGAGATTATGCTCTTCCGTGGCGAATGTCCCACTGAGATGCGCGGTGAATTCGCGCCGGGAAAGGAGGGTGCGGATAAATTGATGCTATGGCTACGCCATATTTTCGAGTCTGGCAAATTACACGGAGAAATAACTACGCCTGTGCGTGCGCAAACGCTGGCCTGCCTGGTTTATTTTGTTTTTTGCGGCGCGCTGAAAAATTGCATTTTAATGCCGAAGAACAGTTGGACGATAGAGGAGGGAATCATCGCGCTGGATATACTGTTTGATATTATCGGCGCCGATGTGAGGATACAATACGAATAA
- a CDS encoding efflux RND transporter permease subunit produces the protein MSRFFIDRPVFAWVIALVIMLAGGLSINRLPVNQYPNIAAPAIAIIGSYPGASTDTVQDTVVQVIEQQLSGLDNLRYLKSESNSDGSFTITATFHQGTDPDIAQVQVQNKLSLATPMIPDEVQSQGMRVVKYQVNFMLVVGLVSTDGRMNSFDLGDYAVSNLQDPLSRINGVGDFIVLGSQYAMRIWMDPARLNGYNLTPLDVSGAIQAQNVQVSSGQLGGLPTQDGTQLNATVIGKTRFTKAEQFENILLKVQPDGSRVLLKDVARVELGAESFSIQSKYGGDKPSTGIALRLGTGANALDTISAVKAKVDELKAGFPPGMEVVYPYDNAPFISESIESVVHTLLEAIVLVFLVILLFLQNWRATLIPTMAVPVVLLGTFGVMAAFGFSINLLTMFGLVLAIGLLVDDAIVVVENVERLMTEERLSPLEATRKSMDQISGALVGIGLVLSAVFVPMAFFGGSTGVIYRQFSITIVSAMALSVLVALIFTPVLCVSLLRPVEHQRQANKKGFFGWFNRNFDRGTSLYRNSVVKTLNAPRRAMLFFGLIIAILAALFPQIPTSFLPDEDQGQLMVQVQMPPNSSAEQTQKVLTDVSGYFLDREKDLVSSALVVNGFNFAGRGQGSAMGFVQMRPWAERDGSVYDVANRAMAHFSTIKQGSVIAFVPPAVPELGSATGFNLFLEDRGGNGHEKLMQARNQLLAEAARHPALHMVRPNGMNDEPQYRILIDDEKVQALKLSLSDVNSTMSAAWGSSYVNDFNDRGRVKKVYIQGIAAGRISPQDFDKWYVRNSDGDMVSFASFASGKWVYGSPKLERYNGLPAMELLGEPAPGYSSGEAMQAVEDIAAKLPDGFHISWTGLSYEERLSGSQAPALYALSLLIVFLCLAALYESWSIPLSVMLVVPLGVIGAVAATLLRGLGNDVFFQVGLLTTIGLSAKNAILIVEFARDLHEKTGKPLKEAAIEAARVRLRPIIMTSLAFVMGVIPLAVATGVSSGSKHAIGTGVVGGMLTATVLAIFYIPLFYVLVAGWFSRKK, from the coding sequence ATGTCACGCTTTTTTATCGATCGGCCGGTGTTTGCCTGGGTCATCGCCCTCGTCATCATGCTGGCGGGCGGGCTGTCCATCAATCGTCTTCCCGTCAACCAATATCCGAATATCGCCGCGCCGGCGATAGCCATCATCGGCAGCTATCCCGGCGCCTCTACGGATACCGTGCAGGACACGGTGGTGCAGGTGATCGAACAGCAGTTGAGCGGGCTGGATAACCTGCGCTACCTGAAATCCGAAAGCAATTCGGACGGTTCGTTCACCATTACGGCGACGTTCCATCAGGGCACCGATCCCGACATCGCCCAAGTGCAGGTACAGAACAAGCTCTCTCTGGCGACGCCGATGATCCCCGACGAGGTGCAGTCGCAGGGAATGAGGGTGGTCAAATACCAGGTCAATTTCATGCTGGTCGTCGGGCTGGTATCCACTGACGGACGCATGAACAGTTTCGATCTCGGCGACTACGCGGTGTCGAACCTACAGGATCCGCTGTCGCGCATCAACGGCGTGGGGGACTTTATCGTGCTGGGGTCGCAGTACGCCATGCGCATCTGGATGGATCCGGCCAGGCTCAACGGCTATAACCTGACGCCGCTGGACGTCAGCGGCGCGATACAGGCGCAGAACGTACAGGTTTCCTCCGGGCAACTGGGGGGGCTGCCCACCCAGGACGGCACCCAGCTCAACGCCACCGTCATCGGCAAGACGCGCTTCACCAAAGCGGAGCAGTTTGAAAATATCCTGCTCAAAGTGCAGCCGGACGGTTCGCGGGTGCTGCTCAAAGACGTCGCCCGGGTGGAGTTGGGCGCGGAGAGCTTCTCCATTCAGTCGAAATACGGTGGGGATAAGCCCAGCACCGGTATCGCGCTGCGCCTGGGAACCGGCGCCAACGCGCTTGATACCATCAGCGCGGTGAAGGCCAAGGTGGACGAACTGAAAGCGGGATTCCCGCCCGGCATGGAGGTGGTTTACCCCTACGACAACGCGCCGTTCATCAGCGAGTCCATCGAGAGCGTGGTGCACACGCTGCTGGAGGCCATCGTGCTGGTGTTCCTGGTGATACTGCTGTTCCTGCAAAACTGGCGTGCGACGCTGATCCCCACGATGGCGGTTCCGGTGGTGCTGCTGGGCACTTTCGGCGTGATGGCGGCGTTCGGTTTTAGCATTAATCTCCTCACCATGTTCGGGCTGGTGCTGGCCATCGGCCTGCTGGTGGACGACGCCATCGTGGTGGTGGAAAATGTCGAGCGGCTGATGACGGAGGAGCGTCTCTCTCCGCTGGAGGCCACGCGTAAATCCATGGATCAGATCTCCGGCGCGCTGGTAGGCATTGGGCTGGTGCTGTCGGCGGTATTCGTGCCGATGGCTTTTTTCGGCGGCTCCACCGGGGTGATCTACCGGCAGTTTTCCATCACCATCGTGTCGGCAATGGCGCTGTCCGTGCTGGTGGCGTTGATTTTCACGCCCGTACTGTGCGTATCCCTGCTGCGGCCGGTAGAACACCAACGACAGGCGAATAAAAAAGGCTTCTTCGGCTGGTTCAATCGCAACTTTGATCGCGGCACGTCGCTCTATCGCAACAGCGTGGTGAAAACCCTGAACGCCCCCCGGCGGGCGATGCTGTTCTTTGGCTTGATTATCGCCATCCTGGCGGCGCTGTTTCCCCAGATCCCCACCTCATTCCTGCCGGACGAGGATCAGGGGCAACTCATGGTGCAGGTGCAGATGCCGCCCAATAGCAGCGCCGAGCAGACGCAGAAGGTGTTGACGGATGTCTCCGGCTATTTTCTCGATCGGGAGAAGGATCTGGTCTCCTCCGCGCTGGTCGTTAATGGTTTCAACTTCGCCGGGCGCGGACAAGGGTCGGCGATGGGATTCGTGCAGATGCGGCCCTGGGCCGAACGGGACGGCAGCGTATACGATGTGGCTAACCGGGCGATGGCCCATTTCAGCACTATCAAGCAGGGCAGCGTCATCGCCTTCGTGCCGCCGGCGGTGCCGGAACTGGGGAGCGCTACCGGATTCAACCTGTTCCTGGAGGACCGCGGCGGCAACGGCCACGAGAAGCTGATGCAGGCGCGCAACCAGCTCCTGGCGGAGGCGGCGCGGCATCCCGCTCTGCACATGGTGCGCCCCAACGGCATGAATGACGAACCGCAGTACCGGATACTGATCGACGACGAAAAGGTACAGGCGCTGAAGCTGAGTCTGTCGGACGTCAACAGCACCATGTCCGCCGCCTGGGGATCGAGCTATGTCAACGATTTCAACGATCGCGGCCGCGTCAAGAAGGTCTATATCCAGGGGATTGCCGCGGGACGTATCTCCCCGCAGGATTTCGATAAGTGGTATGTGCGCAACAGCGACGGCGACATGGTGTCGTTTGCTTCTTTCGCCAGCGGTAAATGGGTCTACGGCTCGCCGAAGCTGGAGCGCTACAACGGCCTGCCGGCGATGGAGCTGCTGGGTGAACCGGCGCCGGGCTACAGTTCGGGGGAAGCCATGCAGGCGGTGGAGGATATCGCCGCCAAACTGCCGGACGGTTTCCATATCTCCTGGACCGGGCTTTCCTATGAGGAGCGGCTCTCCGGTTCGCAGGCGCCCGCGCTGTACGCGCTCTCCCTGCTTATCGTTTTTCTGTGTCTGGCGGCGCTGTATGAAAGCTGGAGCATTCCCTTATCCGTCATGCTGGTGGTCCCGCTGGGGGTTATCGGCGCGGTCGCCGCCACCTTGCTGCGCGGCCTGGGCAACGATGTGTTTTTCCAGGTCGGTCTGTTGACCACCATCGGGCTGTCGGCGAAGAACGCCATCCTGATCGTCGAGTTCGCGCGCGATCTGCACGAAAAAACCGGCAAACCGCTGAAAGAGGCGGCTATCGAGGCGGCGCGCGTGCGTCTGCGTCCGATCATCATGACATCGCTGGCGTTCGTTATGGGGGTTATTCCGTTGGCTGTCGCGACCGGCGTCAGTTCCGGCAGCAAGCATGCCATCGGCACCGGGGTGGTGGGCGGCATGCTCACTGCCACCGTGCTGGCGATTTTCTATATCCCGCTGTTCTATGTGCTGGTGGCGGGCTGGTTCAGCCGGAAGAAATAA